A window of Pirellula sp. SH-Sr6A contains these coding sequences:
- a CDS encoding FmdB family zinc ribbon protein translates to MPTYDYECDACQHKFELYQSISAEPEKTCPACKKKKLRRLIGTGGAVMFKGSGFYQTDYRSDSYKKSAASDSKSSSSDSSGASSSSGSGSAKSDSGTKPSSAKTSDS, encoded by the coding sequence ATGCCAACTTACGATTACGAATGCGACGCTTGCCAACATAAATTCGAACTCTATCAATCGATCTCAGCAGAACCTGAGAAGACTTGCCCTGCGTGCAAGAAGAAGAAACTTCGTCGGCTCATCGGAACAGGAGGAGCTGTCATGTTCAAAGGGTCCGGCTTCTACCAGACCGATTATCGAAGTGATTCCTACAAGAAATCCGCTGCGTCGGATTCCAAGAGCTCGAGTTCGGATTCCTCGGGTGCATCGAGCAGTTCTGGTTCCGGAAGCGCCAAGTCCGATTCTGGTACGAAGCCCTCGAGCGCGAAGACATCGGATTCCTAA
- the grpE gene encoding nucleotide exchange factor GrpE yields MTANNQSENPMRDEALDSVVEQMHGDGVETPEQIVDLLEQQVAQYRDRELKAQAELENFRKRLLRDTEQQLKYAAGDLVRDMLDVVDNLHRATEASVKSGEAGGLVEGVRLVLQQLTGVLEKHHCKPIQALGQPFDPNVHQAIAQQPSTQYAAGLVMMETSVGYMLHDRVIRPSMVIVSTGAAS; encoded by the coding sequence ATGACAGCGAACAATCAATCAGAAAATCCAATGCGAGATGAAGCCCTCGACTCGGTGGTCGAGCAAATGCACGGAGATGGGGTGGAAACGCCAGAACAGATTGTGGATCTATTGGAACAACAAGTTGCACAGTACAGAGATCGGGAACTCAAGGCGCAGGCCGAACTTGAGAATTTTCGAAAGCGATTGCTGCGCGATACGGAACAACAGCTCAAATACGCAGCCGGGGATCTGGTGCGGGACATGCTGGATGTCGTCGATAATCTTCATCGTGCAACCGAGGCTTCGGTGAAGTCGGGCGAAGCTGGAGGATTGGTCGAGGGCGTTCGTTTGGTATTGCAACAACTGACTGGAGTGCTGGAGAAGCATCACTGCAAGCCGATCCAAGCGTTGGGGCAACCCTTCGATCCCAATGTTCATCAAGCCATCGCACAACAACCAAGCACGCAATACGCGGCCGGTTTGGTGATGATGGAGACCTCCGTCGGTTATATGCTTCACGATCGGGTCATCCGACCGAGCATGGTTATCGTTTCAACGGGTGCGGCCAGTTAA